A window of the Budorcas taxicolor isolate Tak-1 chromosome 10, Takin1.1, whole genome shotgun sequence genome harbors these coding sequences:
- the PSMC1 gene encoding 26S proteasome regulatory subunit 4 translates to MGQSQSGGHGPGGGKKDDKDKKKKYEPPVPTRVGKKKKKTKGPDAASKLPLVTPHTQCRLKLLKLERIKDYLLMEEEFIRNQEQMKPLEEKQEEERSKVDDLRGTPMSVGTLEEIIDDNHAIVSTSVGSEHYVSILSFVDKDLLEPGCSVLLNHKVHAVIGVLMDDTDPLVTVMKVEKAPQETYADIGGLDNQIQEIKESVELPLTHPEYYEEMGIKPPKGVILYGPPGTGKTLLAKAVANQTSATFLRVVGSELIQKYLGDGPKLVRELFRVAEEHAPSIVFIDEIDAIGTKRYDSNSGGEREIQRTMLELLNQLDGFDSRGDVKVIMATNRIETLDPALIRPGRIDRKIEFPLPDEKTKKRIFQIHTSRMTLADDVTLDDLIMAKDDLSGADIKAICTEAGLMALRERRMKVTNEDFKKSKENVLYKKQEGTPEGLYL, encoded by the exons ATG ggtcaaAGTCAGAGTGGTGGTCACGGTCCTGGAGGTGGCAAGAAGGATGACAAG gacaagaaaaagaaatatgagcCTCCTGTGCCAACTCGAGttgggaagaagaagaagaagacaaagggGCCAGATGCTGCCAGCAAGCTGCCCCTGG TGACACCTCACACTCAGTGCCGGTTAAAACTGCTGAAGCTGGAGAGAATTAAAGACTACCTTCTCATGGAGGAAGAGTTCATCCGGAATCAGGAGCAAATGAAGCCTTTAGAAGAAAAGCAGGAG GAGGAGAGGTCAAAGGTGGACGACCTGCGGGGGACGCCGATGTCGGTGGGGACCCTGGAGGAAATCATCGATGACAACCATGCCATCGTGTCCACCTCAGTGGGCTCAGAGCACTACGTCAGCATCCTCTCGTTCGTGGACAAGGACCTGCTGGAGCCCGGCTGCTCCGTGCTGCTCAACCACAAG GTGCACGCGGTGATCGGGGTGCTGATGGACGACACGGACCCCTTGGTCACAGTGATGAAGGTGGAAAAGGCGCCCCAGGAGACCTACGCGGACATTGGGGGGCTGGACAACCAGATCCAGGAGATCAAG GAGTCTGTGGAGCTCCCCCTCACTCACCCTGAATATTACGAAGAGATGGGGATCAAGCCCCCCAAGGGGGTCATTCTCTACGGCCCGCCCGGCACAG GTAAAACCTTATTAGCCAAAGCAGTAGCAAACCAAACCTCGGCCACTTTCCTGCGAGTGGTTGGCTCTGAACTTATTCAGAAGTACCTGGGTGACGGGCCCAAACTCGTTCGGGAACTGTTTCGAGTCGCTGAAGAACACGCACCATCCATCGTCTTTATTGATGAAATTGATGCTATTGGGACGAAAAg GTACGACTCAAACTCGGGCGGGGAGAGAGAGATTCAGCGAACGATGCTGGAGCTGCTGAACCAGCTGGACGGGTTTGACTCGCGGGGAGACGTGAAAGTCATCATGGCCACAAACCGGATAGAGACCCTGGACCCGGCCCTCATCAGACCAG GCCGCATCGACAGGAAGATCGAGTTCCCCCTGCCCGACGAGAAGACCAAGAAGCGCATCTTTCAGATCCACACGAGCAGGATGACGCTGGCCGACGACGTGACCCTGGACGACCTGATCATGGCTAAAGACGACCTCTCTGGTGCCGACATCAAG GCAATCTGCACAGAAGCTGGTCTGATGGCCTTGAGAGAGCGCAGAATGAAAGTGACCAATGAAGACTTCAAGAAGTCCAAGGAAAACGTTCTTTATAAAAAACAGGAAGGCACCCCGGAGGGGCTCTATCTCTAG